In the Phycisphaerales bacterium genome, TGCTGGTCTCGCCTTGCCCCACCGGGCGGGTGCGAAGCAGCGCGGCCTGCGCGAGCTCGAGTTCGAACTCGGCGATCTTGCGGGCGAAGGTGGCGGCGTCGAGATCGGCGCGGGCGGTGCGGTCGGCGACCTGAACCGCGTCGAGTTCGGCCTGACTTGCGGCCTGCTGGTTGAAGGCAGTTTTGACGCGATCGAGTTCCACCGCGGCGAACTGCTGGCGCGCCGTGGCCGCCTGGAGTTCGGCCGCCGTGCGATCGAGCGCGGCCTGGGCGCGGCGGACTCGGGCCTCGGCTTCCAGCGCGGCGCGAGCGTCGAGCAGCGACGGGTCCATCGGCTCGAGCACCGCCAGTTCGGTTTCGCCCGCGATCACTTCATCGCCGGCGTCAAGGCTGATGCGCTGCAACTGGGCCGTCAGCGGCGCCGAGACGACGTAGCGGTCGCGAATGCGCGTGCGGCCGTCTTCATCGACCGTCACTTCCAGCGGGCCGCGCACCACCTCGGCCACATCGACGGGCACGGGCTCGGGCAGAAACGCCCACACGATCGCGGCGATCACAGCCAGAGCCACGGCGACAAGGATGATCCGGTTGACAAGCGTTCGCATGAATCACCCGCGCGTCTTGAGGACCTCGATCAGATCAAGATGGGCAATGCGGCGAATCACGACCAGGCCAGAAACCACCGCGGCGAGTATCACCACCAGCGCGGCGAAACCGTAGGTCGAACGGTTCACCACGATGGGAATGCGGAACAGTTCCGAATCGACAGAGGCAATGACCGCAGCCGAGAGAGTGTATCCGAGCACCAACCCCAGCGGAATGGCGACGAGCGTGAGCAGCGCGAGTTCGCCCATGAGGATCGACGAGACCTCGGCGCGCGTAAAGCCGATGACGCGCAGCGTCGCCAGTTCGCGGCTGCGCTCGGCGAGACTGATGCGGGCGCTGTTGTACACCACGCCGAAGGCGATGATCACGGCGAAGATGACGTTGGCCAGCCGCATGCGCATGAGATTCTCGGCGATCACGTTGTTGAAACTCTCGACCGTCGCCTTCTTGAGCGCGACGCCGGCGACGGCGGGCATGTTCTTGAGTTCGGTGTAGAGACGATTGGTGCGCGCCTCGTCGGCGGCGAGGTACGCGCCGCTGACGCGGTCCTGCTCGCCCATGAGGCGGTGCAGAGCGTCGAGCCGCATGTACGCCGATAAGCCCGAGAAATCATCGATGAGCCCGGAGACGGGCAGTTGCACGACGGGCCGCTCGGATTCGAGCACTTCGAGCGTGACCACGTCGCCCGGGCCGGCGCCGAGGATGTCGCCGAGCTTGGTCGAGAGGTACAGGCCGCTGCGGTCGAACTCGACGAGCCCGCCGTGGATGTCCATGACGCGGAAGAGTTGGGCCCCGGGCTCGATGGCCGTCACCCCGACGCGCCGGGTGTAATGGCCGTGCCGCAGCCGCGCCGGCACGGTGCGAAACGCCTCGGCCGAGAGCACGCCGGGCAGGTGGAGCATCTCGCGCACGGCCCGGCCGTTGATCGGCTCGTTGAGCGTGACCGTCATCGTCTCGCGCTGAGCGCGGCGGAATTGAAGATCGAGCACGTAGTCCACCGAGTCCTTCATGAAACTGCCCACGACGAGTACCGCCGCGGCCATCGCGATGCCGAAGCAGGAGATGGCGGCCTTGAGCGGGCGGCGCTCGAGTTCGCGCAGAATGGTCCGGGCCGCTGGGCTCACCAGGCGCTGCAGCCCGAGGCGCTCGAGAATGGTCGGCTTGAAATTCGCAGGTGGCTCAGGGCGCATGGCCTGCGCCGGCGGCAGCTTGGCGGCCCGGCGCACCGCGGTGAGCGTGCCGATCGAACCGGCGCCCATCGAGATGCCGATCGCGGTTACGACGACGCGCGGCGGTAGCGAAAACGACAGGATCGGAAAGTGAAAGAAGCGCGTGTACATGACCGCCAGGCCGCGGCCCATCCACGTGCCCAGGCCGGTGCCAATGATCGCGCCGACGAGCGCGATGACCAGCACCATCTGCATGTAGTGCCAGCCGACCTGCCAGTTGGAGTAGCCGAAGGCCTTGAGCGCCGCGATCTGCTCGCGCTGCGTCGAGATGAGGCGCGTGAAGACGACGTTGAGCAGGAACGCGGCGACGAGCAGGAAGATGAGCGGTGCAATCACCGTCATGCCGCGCAACTCGTGCAGTTCGTTGGACACAAACTGGTGCGACGGGTGATCCGCCCGGCCGTAGGCGCCCAGGCCGCCGTATGGATCGAGCAGCGCATCGAGGCGGCGAATGACTTCGGCTTCGCTCGCGCCGGGCTCGAGGATGAGGCTCACGTCGTTGAAGGCGCCTTCCATGTCGAAGGCGGGCGCCAGTTCGCGCTCGCTCATCCAGAACACGCCGAAGCGCTTGTCATCGGGCAGGATGTCGCCGGGGCGAATCTGATAGATGTACTCCGGGCTCAGCGCGATGCCGACGATGCGCAGCACATCGCGCCGGCCGTTGATGACGGCGCGCACGGTGTCGCCGGGCACGAGGTCGTGCACCTTGGCGAACGCTTCGCTGACCAGCACCTCGCCGCGCCGGTTGGGCTCGATGTAGCGGCCCTCGCGCAGATACAACCCGTTGATCCACGGCTCGTGCGACTCGGGCACGGAGATGATCCGGCCCAGCGCCGGCTCAGCGAGGTCTTCGACATCCAGATTGACGTTGACCACGACGCGCGTGGCGAACTGAGCCACGCCGGGGAGGTCGGCGATGCGCTCGCCAAGGCGGTTGGGCGCGCGCTTGAGTTGGGCAAACACGTCGGCAAAGCCGTGCCGGTCGTAGTAGGTGTCCATCGTCTGCTGGAGCGAGGCCATGGTGGCCGCGGCGAGGATGAAGGTCGCGATGCCGCTGGCCATGACCAGCGCAATCGCCAGCGCCTGGCCCTTCATCGACCACAGGTCGCGCGTCAGTTTGCGATGGAGAGCAGCGAGGATCATGCGGCGGCTACCACTCCAGTTCGCGCGCGGCCGACTTGGTTTCGTTGCGGTGCTCGGATGCGATGCGGCCGTCGGAGAGCGCGATGACGCGATCGGCCATGGTGGCGATCACCGCGTTGTGGGTGATGACGGCGGTCGCGGTGCCGAGTTCGCGGTTCACCTTCTCGATGGCTTCGAGGACGACGATGCCGGTGTGCACATCGAGCGCGCCCGTCGGTTCATCGCACAGCAGCACCTGGGGCCGCTTGGCCACGGCTCGGGCGATGGCGACGCGCTGCTGCTCGCCGCCGGACAGTTGCGAAGGAAAGTGATCGAGCCGCTCGCCCAGGCCGACCAGCCGCAGCGCCTCGGCGGGCGGCATCGGGTCGCGCGCGATGTCCGTCACCAGCGCCACGTTCTCGCGCGCGGTGAGGCTCGGAATGAGGTTGTAGAACTGGAAGACGAAGCCGACGTGATCGCGGCGATAGCGCGTGAGAGCCGCCTCGTCGTATTCAGTCAGGTTGTGGTCCTTGTAGTGCACCGTGCCCGAGGTGGGCACATCGAGGCCGCCGAGGATGTTGAGCAGCGTGGACTTGCCGCTGCCCGACGGGCCGAGCAGGACGATGAACTCACCTTCGAAGAGATCGAGATCGACCCCGCGCAGCGCCTGGACATCGACCTCGCCGACGTGGTAGGTCTTGGTGAGGCCGCGCGCCTCGAAGACGGCGG is a window encoding:
- a CDS encoding HlyD family efflux transporter periplasmic adaptor subunit gives rise to the protein MRTLVNRIILVAVALAVIAAIVWAFLPEPVPVDVAEVVRGPLEVTVDEDGRTRIRDRYVVSAPLTAQLQRISLDAGDEVIAGETELAVLEPMDPSLLDARAALEAEARVRRAQAALDRTAAELQAATARQQFAAVELDRVKTAFNQQAASQAELDAVQVADRTARADLDAATFARKIAEFELELAQAALLRTRPVGQGETSSEYLVIRSPITGRVLRVIQESAAVVNPGSPLMELGNPADLEIAVDVLSTDAVQIQPGAPVHIERWGGDAPLSGVVRLVEPQAFTKISALGVEEQRVYVIIDFTDPLDKWQSLGDGYRIEARIVTWRDDNVTKAPGGALFRRGQQWAVFVVRDGKAALQPVTVGHRTTLEVEILEGLEPGDRIIVHPSDEVSDGAPVKVRS
- a CDS encoding FtsX-like permease family protein, which encodes MILAALHRKLTRDLWSMKGQALAIALVMASGIATFILAAATMASLQQTMDTYYDRHGFADVFAQLKRAPNRLGERIADLPGVAQFATRVVVNVNLDVEDLAEPALGRIISVPESHEPWINGLYLREGRYIEPNRRGEVLVSEAFAKVHDLVPGDTVRAVINGRRDVLRIVGIALSPEYIYQIRPGDILPDDKRFGVFWMSERELAPAFDMEGAFNDVSLILEPGASEAEVIRRLDALLDPYGGLGAYGRADHPSHQFVSNELHELRGMTVIAPLIFLLVAAFLLNVVFTRLISTQREQIAALKAFGYSNWQVGWHYMQMVLVIALVGAIIGTGLGTWMGRGLAVMYTRFFHFPILSFSLPPRVVVTAIGISMGAGSIGTLTAVRRAAKLPPAQAMRPEPPANFKPTILERLGLQRLVSPAARTILRELERRPLKAAISCFGIAMAAAVLVVGSFMKDSVDYVLDLQFRRAQRETMTVTLNEPINGRAVREMLHLPGVLSAEAFRTVPARLRHGHYTRRVGVTAIEPGAQLFRVMDIHGGLVEFDRSGLYLSTKLGDILGAGPGDVVTLEVLESERPVVQLPVSGLIDDFSGLSAYMRLDALHRLMGEQDRVSGAYLAADEARTNRLYTELKNMPAVAGVALKKATVESFNNVIAENLMRMRLANVIFAVIIAFGVVYNSARISLAERSRELATLRVIGFTRAEVSSILMGELALLTLVAIPLGLVLGYTLSAAVIASVDSELFRIPIVVNRSTYGFAALVVILAAVVSGLVVIRRIAHLDLIEVLKTRG
- a CDS encoding ABC transporter ATP-binding protein produces the protein MPALVDASPPATAAVFEARGLTKTYHVGEVDVQALRGVDLDLFEGEFIVLLGPSGSGKSTLLNILGGLDVPTSGTVHYKDHNLTEYDEAALTRYRRDHVGFVFQFYNLIPSLTARENVALVTDIARDPMPPAEALRLVGLGERLDHFPSQLSGGEQQRVAIARAVAKRPQVLLCDEPTGALDVHTGIVVLEAIEKVNRELGTATAVITHNAVIATMADRVIALSDGRIASEHRNETKSAARELEW